The Mucilaginibacter sp. PAMB04168 genome contains the following window.
ACGACGTTGTTGGTAGTCGGGCAGCTCAGTGGCTGTTATATATCGGTCTATTTCTTGCTCCAAGCCACCAAAGTAAGTATAAAACAGCTGCAACAGGTCAATATAACCGTCGGTCGAACGTATGGCTTTCATACGTTGGACCAGCATTTTTTCGAGCTGCTGGTGATTGGTTAATGTATGTTCTTTTAAAAGTTCAGAAAGCATTTTTACAGGGATAGATGTTTAAACGGGTTATTTATCAATTACCGGCCCAACCTTCGCGGTCCAGGCTACGAAAATGTATCGCTTCAGCCAAATGTTCCATTTGTATTTCCGCACTTCCGGCCAAATCAGCAATCGTTCTGGCCACTTTCAAAATACGGTCGTAAGCCCTTGCAGACAGGCCCAATTTTTCCATCGCTTTCTTAAGCAGCATTTGGCCGGCCTCGCTTATCTTACATAAATCGCGCACCATTTGAGGACTCATCTGGGCGTTAGCATGCAAATCGGGTTTGATGCCAAAACGCTCTAACTGTATTTCTCGTGCTTTAATGACCCGCTCACGGATGCTCTCACTTTTTTCGGCAATACGCTCGGAGGTAAGCTCGTTAAAGTTAACAGGCGTTACCTCCACATGCAGGTCTATACGATCAAGCAAAGGGCCCGATACCTTGCTCAAATACTTTTGTACCGCGCCCGGCGGGCATACACACTCTTTCTCAGGATGATTGTAGTAGCCGCACGGACAAGGGTTCATGCTGGCTACCAGCATGAAACTTGAGGGATAATCGACCGTAAACCGTGCCCTGGAGATGGTAACGCGGCGCTCTTCTAAAGGCTGACGCATTACTTCCAGCACACTGCGTTTAAACTCGGGCAGTTCATCTAAAAACAATACGCCGTTATGTGCCAGTGAGATTTCGCCCGGTTGGGGGTTACCCCCTCCGCCCACCAAAGCTACATCGCTAATGGTATGATGCGGAGACCGGAACGGGCGCGTAGTTACCAGTGCGTCGGCAGCAGCAAGCTTGCCGGCCACCGAGTGGATTTTCGTCGTCTCGAGCGATTCTTGTAAGCTTAGCGGCGGCATAATAGACGGCATACGCTTGGCCAACATAGTTTTGCCAGCTCCCGGCGGACCAATCAATATAACATTGTGACCACCTGCAGCAGCAATTTCCAATGCGCGCTTAATATTCTCCTGACCTTTTACCTCGCTAAAATCGCTGGCGTAATTGCACAGGCTGTCATAAAATTCTTCCCTGGTATTTACAATAGTGCGTTGAAGGTCGGCATCGCCGTTAAAAAAGTCGGCTACCTGCTTAATACTTTCTACGCCGTAAACTTCAAGGTCGTTTACTATGGCCGCTTCACGTGCATTCTGCTGAGGGAGGATAAAGCCCTTAAACCCTTCTTTACGTGCTTGTATGGCAATAGGTAGTGCTCCCCTGATTGGCTGCAAACCGCCATCAAGCGAAAGTTCACCCATAATAAGATACTTTTCCAATCCTTCGGCCTGCATTTGGCCGCTGGCCGCCAGGATGCCGGTGGCTATGGTTAGATCGTATGCAGAGCCTTCTTTACGTATATCGGCAGGGGCCATGTTAACCACCACCTGCTGCCGTGGCATTTTGTAATTGCAATTCTTAAGGGCCGATTCGATGCGGAAATAGCTTTCTTTAATGGCTACATCGGGCAGGCCCACAATAAAGTATTTGGTTCCGGCAGCAATGTTCACCTCTACGGTAATAGTAGTTGCCTGTATACCATAAACGGCGCTGCCAAAGGTTTTTACTAACAAGGATGTAAGGCTAAAAAGTGAAGCAATAAATATATTAAATTTATTGCCCATACCAACCAGTATATGTGGCTAAAGATGCTGACGTTGGTTATTACAGGTGCAACACCATGCAACTTGCTAAACCGACATTATACGCGTAATACTATTTGCCGGTATTGTTTGAATAAGAAGAGTTGATGTAGTGTGCTTAAAAAATGCGCAGGGTGAGCAGGGTGATGTCATCTATGCGTTTGCCTTTGATAATGCGGCTGAGATGATCCATGAGGGTTTGATTGAATTTGTCTGGCGAGAGGTGCCCGTTTTCGGTAACAAAATTTATAAGCTTGTTTTCGTTCCAGCGTACATCTTGTTCCAGCTCGTAGTCCATTAAGCCGTCGGTATAATTAAATACCAGGCTGCCCGGCTCAATCGTAACTTCGCCCTGGTTCACAAAGGGCAGTTCATCAAAAACACCAATCATGGTGGTGCCTGTTTTGAGCAGGGTAGCCGTTTTTCCGTTTAGTAAGATAGTAGGATTGTGACCAGCGTTTACATAGCAAAGCTTACGGGTACGCTCGTTATACTTAGCTAAAAACAGGGTAATAAACCGCTCGCCTTTTGTGTTCCTTATCACAATATCATTTAGCCGCTTTACTACAGTAGCCAGGTCCCTCTCTACCGTTGCCCAAGCACGCAAACTGGCCTGAAAGTTAGCCATAAGCAAGGCAGCCGAAATTCCTTTGCCTGACACGTCGGCAATGCACCACAGAAATTCGTCTTCGTTAAGCCTGAAAAAGTCGAAATAATCGCCGCCGATGTCCTGATGAGGCAGGTATTTTGCGCTGGCTTCAACCGCGGCATCCTTGTGAATCTTAACCGGGATAAGCATGTTCTGTACCTCAACGGCCAGTTCCATTTCCCGCTGAAAACGCTCGGCCTGCAGCCGCTCTCTGAAAAGCTTCTTATTCTCTAACGCTACCACAATCACGTTAATAAGCGTTTGCATAAAGTTCAAATCGTTGCTCATCATCTCACCCGAAAGGGTAAAATCGCCGATGAGGGCATAAGCAAGCGGTTTATTTTTGTGGTATATGGGGATGAAGTAATTATAGGAATTGAGCACAGCATCCGTGTAGCCTTTAAGCGCTGTAGGTGCCTTTACTTTTTTAAGCAGTGAGCAGGCTTTGTGTAAAACCGAAACCCCCTCAAAATCACCGCCGTATTTAGATACGCATACGAAGCCGCCCTGCTTTTCAATTAAAAACCGGAGCTTCCCTACCTGAAGGTAATTTTTCAAAATAACTTCAAGCATTTGGAGCAATACAGGTGCAGCCGTATTTTTATTGATAGCCTGCGTTACTTCCAGTAACGAATTTAATTCCCACTGCCTTTTAAGCAATAGTTTAATTAACTCGTCTTCGCCTGAACCCTCGTCAATAATATGCATTCGTTGTTTTGGAAGTTTCTAAATTATGAAAAATAGACTTACAATCTTATGTTTTGTGATTTTATATCAAAAGCATCTCGCAGGCCGGTAGTAACCAGGTTAAAGGCATATACCATCAGCATAATAGCCAGTCCGGGTAAAATAGCTAAGTAGGCTGCGTTCATAATAATATAACCGTAATATTCGCGTATCATACCACCCCAGGTGGGCACCGGCGGCTGTGCGCCAAAACCTAAAAAGCTTAACCCGGCTTCAAGCAATATAGCTGATGCAAAGTTGGATGCGGCAATAACCAATACAGGTCCCGCCATATTGGGTAATATATGCCTTGCAATAATACGCCCGTTGGTATAGCCTAAAGCGCGTGCGGCCTCAATAAACTCGGCCTGCTTTAAGCTGATGACCTGCCCGCGTACCAGGCGTGCAGCCTCTACCCACATAGAAAGACCTACGGCAATAAATATTTGCCATAAGCCCTTGCCCAACGCAAACGACAGGGCAATAACCAGCAATAAGGCCGGTAATGACCATAAGATATTCATTAACCAGCTCAATGCAGCATCAATCCAGCCGCCGTAGTAGCCTGCTAACGCACCTATGGTAACACCAATAAACAAGCTGATTAAAACGGCCATTAAACCCACGGCTAATGATACACGTGCACCAAGTATAACCCGGCTTAGCATATCGCGTCCATAATGATCGCTGCCCAGCCAGAACGTTCGGGTAGTAATGTTCCCCTTTTCAAATGCACTTAACCTTTTTGCCGCATCAAGCTTTACAACGTTTGGAGGTAATGGGTATGACCGCCGCTCGGGCTTGTCTTCGTCGCTCAGGTATTGGTCAACTATTACAGAGTCTCCCTTGAGCCGGTAGTTGGTGATTGGTATTTCCTGGTATAGCGAAGGCTGCCCAGAAAGCATACGGGTAAACAAGTTAACTTCTTCTACTTTTTCGGGCTTAGGCAGCTGTAGTAGTGTAAACGTGGCTCCCGGCTTTTTCAAACTTAAAGGCAGCGACATATTGTTGGCATTGGGGCTATCATCGGGCATAATTAAATAACCCGTTAGGGCAGTGAATACAGCCACTATAATGATGGCCAAACCGGCCAACGCCCATTTATTGCGTTTAAAAATTTTCCAGGTACGTTGTGCAGGGGTAAGCGTACTCAAAGCAGATAGTTTAAATTCCGGTCAATATCGCTTTTTATACCAGTATTGAGAAATTTAAATACACTGGCACATAATCAGCACAAAAATTAACCACAAAAGTAGGCTTTGAGGGGATTTTAAAGGACACTTGAGCGTAAGACATTTGTAATAAATTTGTTTCCCAATTAAACATTTTAACTCAGGCGTGTCAAAACACTATAATGCTTTTGCTTAAAGTGCTTAAACTGTACTTTGGCATTAGCTTTGCAATATTGCAGTGACAATAAAGATACTCAAACCGTATGAAGACGTTTAAATTTAAAACAGCCGTTGTAGCAGTAGCACTAGCTACTGCCAGTTTAATTGGCTCTGGCTGTAACTCATTAACTAAAACACAAAAAGGTGCTGCGATTGGTGCAGGCGCTGGTGGTACAATAGGTGCTCTGATTGGTAAAAGTGCAGGTAACACCGCGTTAGGTGCTATTATTGGTGGTGCAGTAGGTGGTACTGCAGGTGCTTTTATTGGCCGTAAAATGGACAGGCAAGCTGCTGAAATAAAACAAACTGTACCAGGAGCTACTGTTGAGCGCCAGGGTGAAGGTATATTAGTAAAATTCGATTCAGGTATTTTATTTGATGTGGATAAGACCGCTTTAAAATCAGCTGCGAGAACAAATCTTCAAAACCTGGCTACCTCATTAACCAACAATCCGCAAACCAACATTCTTATTGTAGGTCATACCGATAATACCGGTAGCGCCAGCCATAACCAGGATTTATCGGTTCGTCGTGCAGAGGCGGTTAAAGCTTACATTGTTTCTAATGGCGTGGGTTCAGGCCGTTTGAATACACAGGGTAAAGGTTTTAACGAGCCTATTGCCGATAATTCAACAGATAGCGGTCGGGCGCAAAACCGCCGCGTGGAAGTTGTTATTGTAGCAAACGACCAACTTAAGCAAGAGGCTAAGCAAAGTGCCGGTAACTAAGAAATAAGTATTAATAGTTTTTTTTAAAGCCCTTTGCTTAAACGCAAAGGGCTTTCTTGTTTTTGTCAATTGGTTACCTGAATGTTAGGGCTCGTTGTTTTAAACGCTTACATTTACGAGCAACTTAAACCTGCACAACCATGAGCATCACTTACCAATTTGACGTTTTACCCAACACCGAAGCAATTATTGACCTGTACAATAGCTCAACTATAGTACGGCCAACCAATGATAAAGACCGCATAAGTAATATGTACGCTAACTCTAATCTGGTTGCCACTGCCTGGCATGACGACCTGCTGGTAGGTGTAGCCCGTTCGTTAACTGATTTTAGCTATAGCTGTTACCTATCTGATTTAGCCGTGCGAAAGGAATACCAGCACCAGGGGATAGGGAAGCAACTGGTCTGGCTTACCAAGCAAAAGTTGGGTGATCAGTGTATGTTGCTGCTGTTGGCCGCACCTGCTGCTATAGAGTATTATCCTAAAATAGGTATGGATAAAGTGGATAGTGGGTTTATTATTAAACGCGAGCAATAAAGAGAAATATTAAAAATCTAAAACCATAATTAACCTACGTTGTTGTTACGCTGTTTAAATGGGCTCAGCAGTAATTGAAGCAAGGATGCTTTTAATTCGACGCAAACCATACTTAAAGTGATGTGTAAATCTTTATCAAATATTTCGTAAGCTAACTCTAAACCAACACCTATAAACTTAAGTTTAAAGGGCAGGCTAATAGCTTGCCCTTTTTTAATAACATTGCACAAAAATAGTTAAGCGTATAATTTTGACCGGTACTGCAAAAAAATGGATTTCCTGGTTAGTTAAGGCCATCGTGCTGATACTGGCTTTTGTATTTATTTACCGCCGGCTAAACCATAATAACGAACTCAAACATTTTCAGGAATTAATAACGCAAGTAAACCGGGCTAAAGCCATCATAATTGTATCGCTGGTGGTATTGCTAATGCTGGTTAATTGGCTGCTGGAGGCTATGAAATGGCGCTACCTTACCGCTAAGTGGTCGCCTATTACGCTATGGCAATCTATAGAGTCGGTTTTTTGTGGACTAACCTGGGCCATATTCACACCTAATCGCCTGGGCGAATATGGCGGACGGGTAATGTTTTTACCCCCTCGCCGGCGTTTGCATGGTGTGTTTGCTATGGCGGTAGGCTCTTTTGGTCAAAACGTAGTTACCAGTGTAATGGGGGCAAGCTCCCTGCTTTGGTTTGTATATTATTTTTTAAATGTAAACAAATGGCTGTTTGTAGGTTTGCTGAGCACAGGCATTGGTTACATGCTTATGATGCTAATTTTTTACTTTAACGTACGCTGGCTGGTATTCTTGCTCAATAGTGTTCCATTCCTTAAAAAGTATCATCGCTTTTTTGATGTAATGAAAAGGTATCATTTTGCGGAGCTATTCCGTATTATGGGATATTGTGTAGCAAGGTTTGCAGTTTTTTCATTACAATATTACCTCATCATTCATTTGCTGTTACCTGAAATACCCATGGTGAAAATGATGCTGCTGGTGTTTGTATTCTTTTTTATTCAGTCGGCCTTGCCTACTATTGATGTGGTTGATATTGGCATACGTAGCGCCACGGCCGATAAATTGTTTGAGTACGTTACCCACCAGCATATAGTGGTGATTGCGGCAGTGGCATTAATTTGGTTTACTAATTTGATTGTACCGGCTATTTTAGGATCGGTGTTTGTTTTAAAAGTTAAGTTCTTTGATAATAATATATAGCTCCATAGCGCTGCTGCTTACCGGTTTGTACCTGGTAGTGCTTATTTACTTAATGAAAGGATGGGCTGCCTTACGGCACCCAACAAAAAAGATTGAGACCGCGTTATTGCGCACTAAAGTAACTTTGTTAATTGCCGCACGCAACGAGGAAGAGAACATACGCCTTACTATTGAGGACATTTTAGCGCAGGATTATCCTAAACACCTGCTAGAGGTTATCATTGTAGACGACCACTCTACCGATAGTACTGCCGATATTATACGCAGCTATGCCCCACATGGAATTAAGTTATTGCAGCTTAATGAGGCTCAAAAGCTAAACTCTTATAAAAAGAAAGCCATTGCCGAAGCCATCCGCCTGTCAACCGGTGATTTGATGGTGGCTACCGATGCCGACTGCCGCATGGGCGCCCAGTGGCTAAGCAGCGTGGTATCCTACTTTGAAACCCAGAACTGGGTAATGATCTCATCACCGGTTAATTACTTTCAGGAAAAATCATTGTTTGAACGGTTGCAAACACTCGAGTTCTCTTACCTTATTGGCATAGGAGCGGCCTTTATTGGCAACAAGCGCGCTTCAACCTGCAATGGCGCTAATTTAGCCTACCGTAAAGACGTGTTTTATGAAGTAGGCGGCTTTAAGGGAATTGACGACCTGGCCAGCGGAGATGACGAGCTACTGCTACAAAAGGTTGCGGAGCGCTATCCCGGCAGAATTGGCTTTTTGAAACAGCGCGAAGCCATTGTTTATACGCACGCAAAGCCTAACCTTACAGAGTTTTTACAGCAGCGCCGCCGCTGGGCTTCTAAATCAACAAAGTATAAAGACAAAAGCGTTGTAGCGCTGGCCGTTTGTATCTGGCTGTTCAATTTGAGCTTACTGGTTAATTCACTATTGGGTTTTTACAATGTTGCGTTCTGGAAACTGTTTGGACTGCAGATGCTGCTTAAATTTGTTTTTGAAGCCGCTTTCCTGATGCCTATCATGTCTTTTTTTAAACGCTCGGGGCTGGTTATGCTGTTAATTATTTTGTCGCCTATACATATTCTGTATTTTGTATATGTAGGATTAATCGGCAACACAAGCAAGTACTCATGGAAGGGCCGTGTTGTAAAATAGCACATAAATTTAACATAACAAACCGGGGGTTGCGCTGTCATATAAGAGGGTTACTCAACAGCCCCTACCCATGAAAAGGATTGCCTTTATAACAGACATTCACATGAACGAAGAATTGATCCCGAACGTTGATGCCGCGGTACAGTGGGAGAAGATATTGGCAGACGTAGCTTCCCAAAACATAGATGAACTGGTTTTTGGCGGCGATATTGGTCACTTTAGCGCCTATCCGTGGTTTTTTGATACGCTGAAAAATACTCCTCCCGACTTTAAGTTGCTGATAGGTAATCATGACACTTACACAGAGGCCGTTAGGCACTACAGCAATCCGTATCTGGGCAACCATCAGGAGCTGTACTATGCCTATGAAGGCGAACACCACAGGTACATTGTACTGGATTCATCGCAGGGGTGTGTAAGCGACAATCAACTGCAATGGCTTGCAGGGCGACTGCAGACCGATAAAGACGTTGTACTGTTTATTCATCACCCCGTGTTTAGTGTGAACACCCCGGTAGACCGGGAATTTCCGCTAACTAACAGGGAGCAGGTACAGGACATACTCCAACAAAGCGGTAAAACTATACACATCTTTTGCGGTCATTATCACCTGCCCGATGAGCAGCAGCACGGTCGCATTAACCAAAGCATAACACCCGCCGCCTCTTACCAAATAAAAAAAGAGGCGCAGGATATACAACCCTACGCCGATTACTTTGCTTACCGCATCATTGTCGTTCTAGAAACCAAGATCACTTCAGAACTCATCTTCCTATCTAATTAACCAATTTGATAAAGCTGTATTTGGTTTCTGCAGGTTTTGAGCGTACTCCACAATCTTCAGCAAAAAAAGTTGCGAACACCCTCAAAGAATACTAAGCGGCAATTGCCGTTTCGCCTGCGTTTGACTTGCGTTTTAAGATTAGTGCGCTAATGAGTGTTACAATGATACCTACGGGCAATATTTCCATATAAGTAAGCAGTATTACGCCGATGGGGCTACTATACATTTCTTTATAGTTGGCTAATTCTGCAACCTGTTTGCTGATTTCAGCCGGGCTGTCGCCTTCGGCTTTTGCCTGGGTAATTACATGGGCAGTGTACCTGTCCATAAAATCTGGCACGAACAAGTAATAATCAAACAGCCATACCACCACATAAAAGGTAGAGGCAATGAGCATAATTAAACCTCCGATTTTTAACGCCTGTACAAAACTTACCGCACCATTGTTAAACTTATCGCGATAGTTTTTAATGCCTACAAATACAAAGGAGAAGGCCAGCAGCATACCTGCGTAGCCCACCAGCATACTGCTTTCAAAATTGGGGTCGTTGTAGCAAAGTGCTGTAGATACCACCATAAAAATGGCTACGATTAAACCGGAGAAAAGGCCGAAGATCCAGATGTTCTTTTTCATAACATATATTTTGTTGAAGGCTCAAAATTGAAAGCTGGCCAGCTTTTTTCCCTCATACTTTAGGGTGATTTTGAAATTAGCAGCCGGTTTTCATCCTTAATTACCACTATAGTTAGGGTATTAAGCTAATACGCCTGGCTTTTTCCACAGCCTGGGTACGGCGCTTCACTTCCAGCTTTTCAAACACCCGGGCCGAATGCGTTTTAATAGTATTGAGTGATACGAATAAGCGCTCGGCAATCTCCTGGTTACTTAGCCCCCCGGCCATCAGCTCCAACACATCCAGCTCGCGGCGGCTCAGGTTAAGTTCGTTAAGGGCGTTTTGATTTAAAACAAATGGGGTAGCAGGGCTTACATAAATCTCTTTCTCTACCACCATGGTTTCTACCTTAGGCCGGGCCAGTTTTAAAGCCAGCCAGATGCCCAAACCTGTAAACAGCAGTGCAATGCCACCGGCATAAAGCTCAAAAGAGTGGTGGATGATAAGCAAACGTAATTCCAGCCATTTAAGCACAAACAGCAGCACCGCCAGCGATGCGCCGTACAGCAGTGTTTGTCTATACTTGTTCAGGAAAGTAAACGTCATGCGGTTTCGGGTTAAACAATTCGTTTAGCCGAAAATAAGAAAATATTTTGTTCGTGATAGGCTGGGGAATCCGTTATCTCTTAATGCACCAGCACGGCACCTTCACTTGCAACCACCGGCTCCTTAATGTAGCGGCGACCAGTAAAGTAAATAAGTGCGGCCAATAGCGAAGTGCCGGCCATGATAGCCGCCAGCGGTATAGCAGTTAAAGAGTGAAAAAAGCCTACGCCCAT
Protein-coding sequences here:
- a CDS encoding metallophosphoesterase — its product is MKRIAFITDIHMNEELIPNVDAAVQWEKILADVASQNIDELVFGGDIGHFSAYPWFFDTLKNTPPDFKLLIGNHDTYTEAVRHYSNPYLGNHQELYYAYEGEHHRYIVLDSSQGCVSDNQLQWLAGRLQTDKDVVLFIHHPVFSVNTPVDREFPLTNREQVQDILQQSGKTIHIFCGHYHLPDEQQHGRINQSITPAASYQIKKEAQDIQPYADYFAYRIIVVLETKITSELIFLSN
- a CDS encoding OmpA family protein — encoded protein: MKTFKFKTAVVAVALATASLIGSGCNSLTKTQKGAAIGAGAGGTIGALIGKSAGNTALGAIIGGAVGGTAGAFIGRKMDRQAAEIKQTVPGATVERQGEGILVKFDSGILFDVDKTALKSAARTNLQNLATSLTNNPQTNILIVGHTDNTGSASHNQDLSVRRAEAVKAYIVSNGVGSGRLNTQGKGFNEPIADNSTDSGRAQNRRVEVVIVANDQLKQEAKQSAGN
- a CDS encoding ABC transporter permease, encoding MSTLTPAQRTWKIFKRNKWALAGLAIIIVAVFTALTGYLIMPDDSPNANNMSLPLSLKKPGATFTLLQLPKPEKVEEVNLFTRMLSGQPSLYQEIPITNYRLKGDSVIVDQYLSDEDKPERRSYPLPPNVVKLDAAKRLSAFEKGNITTRTFWLGSDHYGRDMLSRVILGARVSLAVGLMAVLISLFIGVTIGALAGYYGGWIDAALSWLMNILWSLPALLLVIALSFALGKGLWQIFIAVGLSMWVEAARLVRGQVISLKQAEFIEAARALGYTNGRIIARHILPNMAGPVLVIAASNFASAILLEAGLSFLGFGAQPPVPTWGGMIREYYGYIIMNAAYLAILPGLAIMLMVYAFNLVTTGLRDAFDIKSQNIRL
- a CDS encoding LuxR C-terminal-related transcriptional regulator, with product MTFTFLNKYRQTLLYGASLAVLLFVLKWLELRLLIIHHSFELYAGGIALLFTGLGIWLALKLARPKVETMVVEKEIYVSPATPFVLNQNALNELNLSRRELDVLELMAGGLSNQEIAERLFVSLNTIKTHSARVFEKLEVKRRTQAVEKARRISLIP
- a CDS encoding GNAT family N-acetyltransferase produces the protein MSITYQFDVLPNTEAIIDLYNSSTIVRPTNDKDRISNMYANSNLVATAWHDDLLVGVARSLTDFSYSCYLSDLAVRKEYQHQGIGKQLVWLTKQKLGDQCMLLLLAAPAAIEYYPKIGMDKVDSGFIIKREQ
- a CDS encoding glycosyltransferase encodes the protein MIIIYSSIALLLTGLYLVVLIYLMKGWAALRHPTKKIETALLRTKVTLLIAARNEEENIRLTIEDILAQDYPKHLLEVIIVDDHSTDSTADIIRSYAPHGIKLLQLNEAQKLNSYKKKAIAEAIRLSTGDLMVATDADCRMGAQWLSSVVSYFETQNWVMISSPVNYFQEKSLFERLQTLEFSYLIGIGAAFIGNKRASTCNGANLAYRKDVFYEVGGFKGIDDLASGDDELLLQKVAERYPGRIGFLKQREAIVYTHAKPNLTEFLQQRRRWASKSTKYKDKSVVALAVCIWLFNLSLLVNSLLGFYNVAFWKLFGLQMLLKFVFEAAFLMPIMSFFKRSGLVMLLIILSPIHILYFVYVGLIGNTSKYSWKGRVVK
- a CDS encoding DUF4199 domain-containing protein — encoded protein: MKKNIWIFGLFSGLIVAIFMVVSTALCYNDPNFESSMLVGYAGMLLAFSFVFVGIKNYRDKFNNGAVSFVQALKIGGLIMLIASTFYVVVWLFDYYLFVPDFMDRYTAHVITQAKAEGDSPAEISKQVAELANYKEMYSSPIGVILLTYMEILPVGIIVTLISALILKRKSNAGETAIAA
- a CDS encoding YifB family Mg chelatase-like AAA ATPase translates to MLVKTFGSAVYGIQATTITVEVNIAAGTKYFIVGLPDVAIKESYFRIESALKNCNYKMPRQQVVVNMAPADIRKEGSAYDLTIATGILAASGQMQAEGLEKYLIMGELSLDGGLQPIRGALPIAIQARKEGFKGFILPQQNAREAAIVNDLEVYGVESIKQVADFFNGDADLQRTIVNTREEFYDSLCNYASDFSEVKGQENIKRALEIAAAGGHNVILIGPPGAGKTMLAKRMPSIMPPLSLQESLETTKIHSVAGKLAAADALVTTRPFRSPHHTISDVALVGGGGNPQPGEISLAHNGVLFLDELPEFKRSVLEVMRQPLEERRVTISRARFTVDYPSSFMLVASMNPCPCGYYNHPEKECVCPPGAVQKYLSKVSGPLLDRIDLHVEVTPVNFNELTSERIAEKSESIRERVIKAREIQLERFGIKPDLHANAQMSPQMVRDLCKISEAGQMLLKKAMEKLGLSARAYDRILKVARTIADLAGSAEIQMEHLAEAIHFRSLDREGWAGN
- a CDS encoding lysylphosphatidylglycerol synthase domain-containing protein, with protein sequence MTGTAKKWISWLVKAIVLILAFVFIYRRLNHNNELKHFQELITQVNRAKAIIIVSLVVLLMLVNWLLEAMKWRYLTAKWSPITLWQSIESVFCGLTWAIFTPNRLGEYGGRVMFLPPRRRLHGVFAMAVGSFGQNVVTSVMGASSLLWFVYYFLNVNKWLFVGLLSTGIGYMLMMLIFYFNVRWLVFLLNSVPFLKKYHRFFDVMKRYHFAELFRIMGYCVARFAVFSLQYYLIIHLLLPEIPMVKMMLLVFVFFFIQSALPTIDVVDIGIRSATADKLFEYVTHQHIVVIAAVALIWFTNLIVPAILGSVFVLKVKFFDNNI
- a CDS encoding PP2C family protein-serine/threonine phosphatase, with translation MHIIDEGSGEDELIKLLLKRQWELNSLLEVTQAINKNTAAPVLLQMLEVILKNYLQVGKLRFLIEKQGGFVCVSKYGGDFEGVSVLHKACSLLKKVKAPTALKGYTDAVLNSYNYFIPIYHKNKPLAYALIGDFTLSGEMMSNDLNFMQTLINVIVVALENKKLFRERLQAERFQREMELAVEVQNMLIPVKIHKDAAVEASAKYLPHQDIGGDYFDFFRLNEDEFLWCIADVSGKGISAALLMANFQASLRAWATVERDLATVVKRLNDIVIRNTKGERFITLFLAKYNERTRKLCYVNAGHNPTILLNGKTATLLKTGTTMIGVFDELPFVNQGEVTIEPGSLVFNYTDGLMDYELEQDVRWNENKLINFVTENGHLSPDKFNQTLMDHLSRIIKGKRIDDITLLTLRIF